The DNA sequence TCGGACGGTCCGATTCCCGCTTCATCAACAAGGCCTATGTACTGCCGCACATCGATCAGACAGCGGTCGTCACGGCCACCCTGCGAGCCTACAGTATCCAGTCGAACACGCTGATAGCCGATGTTTCTTTTACGGAATCCGAAACCTACCGCACGGTACTGCCCGAACCCGTCATAGATCCGCCCGAGGGGGCCATCTCCGTCGAACTCGTTTCGCCGTTGCTGACCGAAGTTCTGGCCCGCCGCGTTGTGTCGCGGCTGATGGCCGTGCTGTCACCGGAGCGGATCCAGGTCACCCGCCGGCTGATCGATACCCGGGACGGCCGTGCCATCTCCGCGGCGCGGGTAGGGGACTGGATCCGGGCGGTGACGATCTGGGAAGGTATCGTGGCGGGGGACCCCGACGACGCGGCGGCGTGGAACAACCTGGCAGTCGCCCATGAAAGGTCCGGCCGCAGGACCGATGCCGAGGCGGCCTACCGCAGCGCTCTGTCCGCGAGACCCCGCGACAGGACGATAAGGGCCAATGAACGGGCATT is a window from the Gemmatimonadota bacterium genome containing:
- a CDS encoding tetratricopeptide repeat protein, whose protein sequence is MTASFYRTVLPLLAAATLAHVPGCAASSLSVRFDVYRSSLLGLPGEEETIALLGFNGTDLALNNLTGFLFARALVSDSTLTAIEMRPVLRTLSRHPHEAGQIPDSLALIVGREINAGITLVGDLKRVYTEKYGEVKVFREEEAIGVGLGRSDSRFINKAYVLPHIDQTAVVTATLRAYSIQSNTLIADVSFTESETYRTVLPEPVIDPPEGAISVELVSPLLTEVLARRVVSRLMAVLSPERIQVTRRLIDTRDGRAISAARVGDWIRAVTIWEGIVAGDPDDAAAWNNLAVAHERSGRRTDAEAAYRSALSARPRDRTIRANERAFGLAADDSPDR